The segment CATCCCTACCTGGGTCTGCAGCTGGTGCCCCTCAATGCCCGCCTCGCCCGGGACAACAACAGCGATCCCAATGCCCTGGTGCAGTTGCCCGAACGCGATGGTGCCCTGGTGCAGCGGGTGATTCCGGAGAGCCCCGCCGAGAAAGCCGGCCTGCGCCGCGGCGATCTGGTGGTGGCCGCGGCCGACCACTCCGTTCCTGATCCCGCCACCCTGCTGCGGTTGGTGGAAGGGGCCACGGTGGGTGAGGTGTTGCCGCTCACGGTGCTGCGCGGTGAGCAGGAGTTGCAGCTTTCGATTCGTCCGGAGGCGCTCCCCAGCGCCTGAGCTACGGTCACGCCTCAGAGAAAACGGCGTGATGGCGGATCTTCAAGACCAGATGAAACAGGCCGTGGCAGCAGCGGCCACCGAACAGATTCGCAGCGGCATGGTGGTGGGCCTGGGCTCTGGTTCCACGGCGGCCCTGATGATTCAGGCCCTGGGCGCCAAGCTCAAGAGCGGTGAACTCACCGACATCGTGGGGGTAACCACCTCCTTCCAGGGCGAAGTGCTGGCGGCTGAGCTGGGCATCCCCCTGCAGAGCCTCAATGCCGTGGATCGCATCGACCTGGCGATCGATGGGGCCGATGAGGTGGATCCCTCCTTCCAGCTCATCAAGGGTGGCGGTGCCTGCCACGTGCAGGAAAAGCTGGTGGCGGTGCGCGCTGAGCGTTTTGTGGTGGTGGTGGATTCCACCAAGCTGGTCGACACCCTCAACCTGGGCTTTCTGCTGCCGGTGGAGGTGTTGCCCGGCGCCTGGCGTCAGGTGCAGGCCCAGCTCAAGGCCATGGGCGGCGATGCCCAGCTGCGCATGGCGGTGAAGAAGGCCGGCCCGGTGGTGACCGATCAGGGCAACCTGGTGCTCGATGTGAAATTCGCCGGTGGCATCACCGATCCGGTGGGCCTCGAGAAGGCGATCAATAACCTCCCTGGTGTGCTCGAGAACGGCCTGTTCGTGAACATCACCGACCAGGTTCTGGTGGGTGAGATCAACGATGGTGTGGCCGGCGTGCGCGATCTGGTGAAGCGCTGAGCTGAGCCGGCCAGGGCTTAACCCAGCCGCAGCCGCACCGATTCGCCGTGACTGTGCAGCCCCTCGCTGTCGGCGAGGGTGGCCACGGCGGCGCCTGTGGCCTCCAAGGCCTGGCGGTTGAACTGGATCAGGCTGGTGTGGCGCAGGAACGTTTCCACGCAGAGGGCGCCGGCGAAGCGGGCGGTGCCTGAGGTGGGCAGGGTGTGGTTCGGGCCGGCCAGGTAGTCGCCCACCGCCTCTGGTGTCCAAGCCCCCATGAAGATGGCGCCGG is part of the Synechococcus sp. HK05 genome and harbors:
- the rpiA gene encoding ribose-5-phosphate isomerase RpiA, with amino-acid sequence MADLQDQMKQAVAAAATEQIRSGMVVGLGSGSTAALMIQALGAKLKSGELTDIVGVTTSFQGEVLAAELGIPLQSLNAVDRIDLAIDGADEVDPSFQLIKGGGACHVQEKLVAVRAERFVVVVDSTKLVDTLNLGFLLPVEVLPGAWRQVQAQLKAMGGDAQLRMAVKKAGPVVTDQGNLVLDVKFAGGITDPVGLEKAINNLPGVLENGLFVNITDQVLVGEINDGVAGVRDLVKR